A single window of Pieris napi chromosome 8, ilPieNapi1.2, whole genome shotgun sequence DNA harbors:
- the LOC125051790 gene encoding uncharacterized protein LOC125051790 — protein sequence MKFLAVFAALLAVGAASPVAWTLQEIDSALQNPSTDPAIIPYLEAALDKIMNALYEGLTVESIVIPIPGVVEKPQINPSPAAVPELGPISAPLVQVIVNVNNEQKVVPETPAIIDEVENQPIDNNPALIPEGPSGPTDINPIDVIAVNPGH from the exons ATGAAATTCCTTGCTGTATTCGCTGCCCTTCTCGCCGTCGGCGCCGCTTCCCCGGTTGCCTGGACTCTCCAAGAAATCGATTCTGCACTCCAGAACCCTAGCACTGACCCAGCAATTATTCCCTACCTGGAAGCCGCACTTGACAAGATCATGAACGCCCTATACGAAGGATTAACAGTT GAATCCATTGTCATCCCCATCCCCGGTGTTGTCGAGAAACCACAGATCAACCCTTCACCTGCTGCTGTCCCCGAACTAGGACCTATCTCCGCTCCACTGGTACAAGTCATCGTAAACGTCAACAATGAACAAAAG GTTGTTCCCGAAACCCCAGCCATCATTGACGAGGTGGAGAACCAACCAATTGACAACAACCCAGCTCTGATCCCAGAAGGTCCCAGTGGCCCAACTGACATCAATCCTATAGACGTAATTGCTGTGAACCCTGGACACTAA
- the LOC125051795 gene encoding succinate dehydrogenase [ubiquinone] iron-sulfur subunit, mitochondrial-like, whose amino-acid sequence MNYFRNLIITARCYSTAKQAKPIKQVDPRRIFKVYRFDGILTKGAPQMKNYDLDVSTCGKMVLDALIKIKDMDPTLAFRRSCREGICGSCAVNLQGKNCLACITEIPPDKKITIYPIPHMYVIRDLVVDMTHFFNGYDSIRPYLIRHDRQKKLGSYQYAQSVDDNNKMVGLYECVLCACCSTSCPSYWWNGRRFLGPATLLHAYRWIIDSRDQDSEARLYDLKDDFAVYRCHTIMNCTLACPKGLAPHVHIAQLKKLISRLTKKPQPGIDTMQFSNTQT is encoded by the exons atgaattattttagaaaTCTAATAATCACAGCGCGGTGTTACAGCACAGCAAAGCAAGCAAAGCCAATAAAACAGGTTGATCCAAGGCGAATATTTAAAGTGTATAGATTCGATGGTATCCTCACTAAGGGCGCGCCACAAATGAAGAATTATGACCTAGATGTGTCTACGTGTGGTAAAATGGTTCTGGATGCCCTGATCAAGATTAAGGACATGGACCCAACGCTGGCTTTTAGGCGATCCTGTCGAGAAG GTATCTGCGGTTCCTGCGCTGTAAATCTCCAAGGGAAGAACTGTCTCGCTTGCATCACAGAGATACCACCAGATAAAAAGATAACAATCTACCCTATACCCCACATGTACGTCATCAGGGACCTTGTCGTTGACATGACCCATTTCTTCAATGGGTACGACAGCATTCGTCCGTACCTTATACGACACGACCGACAGAAAAAGTTGGGATCATACCAATACGCCCAAAGTGTTGACGACAACAACAAAATGGTCGGGTTATACGAATGTGTGCTTTGTGCCTGCTGCTCCACGTCTTGTCCAAGCTATTGGTGGAACGGAAGGCGGTTTCTCGGCCCAGCTACATTACTCCACGCCTATCGGTGGATCATAGACTCTAGGGACCAGGACTCTGAAGCCAGGCTGTACGATTTGAAAGACGATTTCGCCGTGTACAGATGCCATACAATTATGAACTGCACCCTTGCTTGTCCGAAGGGTTTGGCTCCTCACGTACATATTGCGCAGTTGAAGAAGCTGATTTCTCGCCTCACTAAAAAACCTCAACCAGGTATTGACACGATGCAGTTTTCGAATACTCAGACCTAA